The sequence AAAGAGAGCATGACAGAGCTcgtaataaaaagaaaaaatcaaCCATTGGCTTGGTTTTTCAGCGATGGTGAGAATTGCGCAatgcatgcagttttgtttttcaACCACTAGAGaccaaaagttacatagtgtagctttaaatagcagattcatttttttacatttttttaaaatgtagtaCATATCATGTTATTGTTGTTATTTGTTATTATAACCTATTACTTTTTGTTGTCCATTGCAGTTGATGGTTATTTAAACAGTGTGAAAGAGGGTATAACATGTCAATTTGAGACTCTGCAGAGCCAAACACAAATAGAAATTGCAGACAGGGAAGCCAAGGTAAGGACCGCACATATAACTTGTCCTAGACAATCGATAACGTGCTCCTTAATATACTCAATATTGGCAATGGTAATAAAGTCACATTTATTTTCCATTAAAACAGAGCAGTCTGGCTGCAAAAGAGTTGAGCTCAAACATGCTTAACCTCCAACAGGATCTGGAACATCTAAAAGTAGAGCAAAACAAGGAGCAGGGCATGCTGGGAAAAATTCTGTCTCAGCTTAGCACTTTGATTTCTATTCACAAGCCAATAGCAGGACCTAGCTCTGCCCGAATGATTGACAGTGAGGTCCAGACATCACCTGGTCTGTTAGACAGGTTCTGTGTCATGTCAACTGAGAAACACCAAGAGAGCAAGATGATGTGCAACAGACCTGCCATTTATTCAGGAAAAGCAGTAGAACAGAACCAGTGGCCACTTACCACACAAAACAGAGATGCACACGCTCTGCCTGTACAAAGACAGCAGACAGCAGTCATTGAGGAGGGTTCCCCTGATGCTTCACAGAGATTATGGAGCTCACAGTTAGAGTCTAGACCTTCAAACCCACTTGTGGATGCTCAATCCACTGCATCCAATGAAGAGTATGGAAAACAGTGTGTAGATAGACACCTAATGCCTGAAAATCCATTGAACAGATTGTGTAATGATGCGATGCCACCACTGAAAGCACCTAGGAAGCGCCAAAAAGCCCTGAATTATAGAGGGAAAAAGAGAGCCTTAGTTCTCCCACAAAGACAACCGGTAAGAAAAAAAGGAGCAACAAAGTTTTCAAAGGACAGCCCCCAGAATGAAGACCTTCAGTGTGAACAAAAAGACAGAGTACCTTTGTCTTCTCTTTGTGACAACTGGCAAATGAACAACACATCTGTTGCAGAGAATCACTTAAAACTACAGCAGCAAGCCACTGTAGCACCAGTCAGTAGGTGTGTAGCTGAACAACCAATAAACCCCTTCAGTTTGTGGTCTGAGGACACAGACAGTTCCCAAATGATAGTGGAATACAAGATGGCTGAGTGGGAAAATGTGGTGCCTGAACCTAAAGCTAGTGTCATAGTAGGAGAAGGTGGCCTGTGGCAGCTCTTTGACTTTACTAATGACTCAGAATAAAAAGCAGAATAATTCCATGCTGTATGCTGATAACAGTTGGATTTGAGAAATGATTTAGAGTATCCtcttttcaggtttttttttttttttttgaacgtGAACACAAACTTTTCTTGCTATAGACATTATCTGTTCCTTTTCTGTTGCTGTTCCTTGTTGATACTTTTTTAACATTGGCACATATGGATATTATAAAACCTCAAACACAGTTTGGCAGACTTGACTGCTTTGAAAGTATTGTTGTTCTATTTTTCTTGTGCCACGTGATTCTAAAGCAAtaacattcaaacacattctaTAATTCAGACATGTCATATTTGTCGCAAATCATATTTCAGAAGTTTGTGAATAATTTGTTTTGGCCTTGCAAATATTTTAGACAACCTCAGTGTAACATCAACAGGtataaaattgtttaaaaaatataaattaaatttggTTTGAACATGACAGATTTAGCTGTTGTTAAGTTTGACAgattaatatgtttaataaattgCATTGACTGCTTACAGTTACAGTACATATACTGTATTATGAAACGccatgctatatatatatatattttttttttttactgtgataTTGAAgtaaagtcatattttaacaGTTTCTTGGGAGTGTTACTTCATTTGAGCTGTAAATTATGTAATAGTTTATCATATTATTTGAGACATATCTTAATACATTCTATACCTACAGCTTTTGGAAATATCTGAAATCCCAAAAACAAATCACCAAAAAAATCACTAAAGCAATTGAAGAAATATAAAATGGTTTGAAATAAGAATTTATATCTATTTATGGCACTTCCTCTTCTGTCgtttgaataataaaaattgCACAATTTTTCATGAGAAATCATTTTTGGAGATGTTGTCATTCCTCTACCAAGTCAGCAGGAGGGGGCATGAGTCCACGAGGGTTCAGATTTGCCACCAAACATACGTCGTAGCTGTCGTGCATCAGAGCCTGCTTTGCCACCACAGTCCATACATTTTCCCAGGGGTCCAACTGCAGGATGTCTTTTGTGATGGTATCGTGACGATCTTGGGAAAAAGTGGAGTGCACAATGTTTTCTATTTTGAACGGTCAAAGAGACATGAATTTAACTGCAATTTCAAGGCTAAACTAAATACCATAATTACACTGCAATGGTGGCACAGAAGTGCTTCTGACGTGGCGATTAGATGTCTTTACACAGACTTTAATGAGAGGTGgtataaatgcatttacacaaCAATTTAACTGCATATTGTTATTCGCGGGAGGTGGTATAGAGCTAGCATTTTTAGGTTTATTATGCTGTATTGCCCAGTGTTAGGCAAATTACTTATAATTAATTactaattacatatttaatggtGTAATTAGATTATTCTCGATTATTAGAAATTTCtcttaaaaaagtatttaattatacTAACTACTTTCCAAAAACCTATATCAAGCTCGACTTAAACATTCAAGGATAGACATGAAATGACTTtaaattcattcaaatacacaaatacataatttaaaactacatcaattattcttattaactgaccaaatTATACCAATGTGAGAAGGAtagataaaaacatgcattttaaagttagactttaaaatgtttatgttaattccactattgtatatatatatatatatatatatatatatatatatatatatatatatatatatatatatatatgtatatatatatatatatatatatatatatatatatatatatatatatatatatatatatatatatactgttctAGTATATTCTCGATACACattatttagttcaattacttGTGAAGtaactaattaaattacagggaaaaataagagtaatcccttactttactttttcaagtgaTAAGTACcggtaattaaattacagttacttagtaactagttacaccCAACACATCTTTACACAGAACTTTGAGCATGCACAGTGCATCCTTTACTCAGCTGTGCAAAGATGCCTAAGTGAACTGATACTGATATTACAGTATATTTACAAATTTACCTGCTCCTTTGTAGTATCCACAGACATAAAGTTTTCCATCAACAACACCAGCATTTGATGCATTGCTGCGAAGTGATAGGAGAGACCATGGTAAAGGAGGACCATCCCGCCAGAAATCGCCATCTGGGTTGTAGATCTCTACTACATTAAGGCAGTGACGTGACTGGCCGCGATCTACACCTTCACAACCAATACCACCTGCAGGAGGAGATACTGAAGCTCATTTTACAGTACAGTATAATCTTTGTAATTGCATGGGTGATGCCCAggtttacttttaaataaaataagttgttATATTGCACATCCTGTTGACATTCTCACCCAGTACATATATTTCCCCATTAAGTGCGACTGCGCTGCAACGGTATTTTGAATATTTCATAGGGCCGAGTTCACTCCACTTGTTGTTCTCGGGGTCATATTCAAGCAGGCGATTACTCATACGGTCAGGCTCGTCATCTGTGCGGTATGACTGCCATTTGTGAGACATGGCAGAACAGGTGCGTTAGAGGGAAAGAGAGAAGGCAATAAATACATACACAGTTGCTGTGTTCCCCCACTtggttttattttccaaattatAGTGATTTATTGTATTTGCATTCTCATGACTCATGCAATATAAAGATGACAAATTTCCACTATTTTGGTATATTACCTGTGGAGTCCGTCCCCCAAGCACAAACAGGTGACCCTTCATCCGAACTACACTGTGATAGGCAAGGGGCATGGGCAGAGGGGCAGCGCTTCGCCACGGCCCACCCTGTAGAGACAAGCGCTCAACACTGTTAGTGATGAGGAACTGGTTCTTCAGCTTCATCTGACCTCCAATCAGATACAGGTTGTCTCCCAAAGAGCTCAATGCATAAGAGTCACGATACTCTGCTGAGCTCAAGTGTTTCCAGGATCCTTGGGCTTCCTTGTTGTACCTGGTACAACAATGAATAGAAAAATCTTAGATTCTTGAACTGTATGTTTCACTGTCTATAATGTGATATATTTTATCTAAGTTTAAGGTGCTCGAATGAACAGATTAGTTAAAGGTTTTGctttatatatttaatgttgaaaacatagAGTATTACTGTCATTTTCTTCTGCAGAAGCCTCACATGAAAATCTCGACGTTCCTTTCTTTCTGTCGCGCCATCCTTCTGGCTCCTAGCTCTCCTGCCACAATAATTTCATTCCTCTCAGTTACCACGCCAGCATAGACATATCCGAGTGCATCACCATATCGTGGAGAGGTGATAAAAAGAGTCCGGCCGGTGTTGGGAGCATAACAAAAGCTGCGTTCTGTGTAGCTTCCATAACGTGAGCGTATCCCTCCTCCATCATTACCAATGCAGAGCAGGAGGTCTGTGGTCTCCATACCATAGCGCAGCTTCAGTCGGCGAGGTGGAGCATCTGAATCCAAGCTTGCCGTTTCAATGGCCTCTTCCATTATCTGGAGACATTCGGCATCAGCTAGCAGTGCCGTGTTCTTCTTCATCGTCCCCTTTAAGTAATCCACACCCACCAGTGGAAGACGTACCTTCTTTAGGAGCTCTGGGAGGTGCCTGGCCCGGTTCTCTTCGGCTGACCCTACACCCCCCGGACTGTACTTCACCCAGCGCATCACCACATCCAAAATGCTCTCTTCCCGTGAAATATTAAGGTCATCTGAGCCCAATAACATCCCTAACTGGTGAGCTTCCAACTCCAGCACTTCTTCCCCAAGGCACACTTCAGTGAAGTGCTGCCGCAGATAGCGCTGAGCCTGGTCTGCCAACTCCTCTGCCCCAAGATCCCGGGCATAATAATAGATTCCCAGGCAATTGGAAGCATCCATGTGGTCAGTCATGTAGATCTGACAACGACTGAACACATCATCCATTTGTAGAAGAAAAGCAGCAACAGAGATGCCCTGTACATTGGCTGCAGTGAGTGGAAGATTGGAGCTGTACATGTATTCTAGCAGTAGGGCCAGGCTTTGGGCTGGCATGTCTCTTAACACAACTTGACGGTTGGTACACTCGCGCAGACCACAGGTGAACATTACGCGGAAGTAGGGACTGAAGGCAGAAAGCACCGCTCGGTGGCATGGGAAGCTAACACCCTCAGCGATTAGAACCACATCTGTTAGCTGCTCAGCATCCCGCATTCGGTTTAGCTGCTCCAGCAGCATCAAACCGTGCTTGGCTCTCAGatccatttttttgtttttttgtcttgaTAGCTTTAAACTTAGAGAAGTGTAAACCTTAGCCTAAATACATCCTGGAGGTCCTTAAAAGGATATCAGGGAACATGCATCTGACgagataaaaacatgttttagcaATGGCAGTAATGACAACTTGCTGCGACAGTGCTCAGTAATCCACATAACTTTAAAGAAAGTTAATTTGGATGTACCAATAATTTTATTTTGCTCTTAGGGTCAGTGCTAAACAGGGCAATGCTCCAACATGTCAAAAGAAAGACAGTTATTGTTAACAGTCACAGCATTGGCAACAAGCTAAGTCTATTGCATTATATTAGCACATGCATCAATGAATCGTACCAGATTTCTGGCTTCCTGTGGTGTCTGCCTTCAGGCAACAATTTGTCCATTACCCACACTCGACACAAACACGCTTGCTGCCTTGCGTCTGACAGTAAACACTGGGCGAGTGAGCATGCTCTGTGTACTCAACCTTCCATGGCCATTCCCACTAAGCAACAGCGCTAAATATAGCTCATGATTTGTCAAACTACTGAAGGAAAAAATATTCAGCAAGTTTTCTTGATCACTAAACATTACTTAATATTACAGCTtgtggagacattttttttattgtcactTTACTCAGTGACTTTTCAATGCTTGTGTAAGTATTTCTCTAATAGAATCTGGGGAAAAGCCCTCAGTACATGAGAGTTGAGGTCAAATTTCACCACCATCATGTTCTTAAAGAGACCACACAATCTATGTGTAAGCATTTGTTCTTTATTGCAGCTTCTTTCTTCAAAGTACTTTTGATGCAATTTTAGGTATTTATATGTTAAACATAGGATTGGATTTCCTTTATCAAAAACTTGATAacatgtaattatttttttattcatgttaTCAAGTTTTTGATGAAGCAAATCCAGAAATAATAtttgtctaaataaaataaaaaaaacatataaatttATGTTTGCTTTGGGAAACTATCCAATGTGCAATGCTTTTTGACATGCCAATTTTCCTttggtttttgttgttgtggggGTGTAAAGACATTTAAAGTTTGTAAAGATTAGAATTTCCCCATGAACTCATACTGTACCAACTGTACAAACAGATATCTTAAAATAGCCCCcctgtttttaaaatataaatatagcaCCATACATGTAATGGTACAAGTCAGAGGCCTACATTACtcaattattaatatattaaccACAGAGGAGAGATGTTAATCCTTCAACCCCCTCCCCCCACACCAACTCcccatttcatttattttaagccTTTTTAAGGATCTCTTCATCTGTTATAAATTTACAGGATGAATGATGTCAAAACATCTCTTCCTGTCCTCTTTTTTGGGGGGAAGTCATTCATTCATAATATGCTGCACATCACAATGGAATTTTCTACTGGAACAGAAAAAGTTTCCATTGCAATTCACCTTAGAGTGCACAAAGTAGCTACTAATGAACACAGGAGGAAAGTCTGAGTCAGCATTTGCACTTAAAAAAGACAATAGTTGAGAGATAGAACTATTAAAACATTCTAAAATGACTTTCACATTGGCAATATTCTTGTTACCTTGTTTTGCTCATGTAACACTTTTAAGGAAAATAAACTGTATGTATCCATTAAAATTATTGCATGTTATTACTTGTTGTTAAGTTAATCATTGGTAAAAAGCACAGCTTAAACCAACCTCATTATCTCCCCTTTTAAATATCCCACACAGCTTTAGAAGGATACCAGATGACTGTCACGCAGAAAGCTTTATTGATAGTGAGGTTAGTCTAATTTAGcgctttgtaaaaaaaaataagtccATCAAAAAGACCATTTATATTAGCTATACatcacaaaaaagagaaaatggaCTCAGGGTATGCAGAGTATAATATACAGAGAGAGGTTATAGATGAACCGAGGCTGAAAGAGAGATCGCAGAAAATAGACCGTTCCCAGACAAACCTTCCCATCTGCCATCGGCTGAAGAAATCACTCAGGTAAGATACAGCCATGAAAGCAACTGTTTGTGTGAATGGAATCAGCATTGTTTTAGGTGTttgcttgttgttgttgttttttccagTTGTTCGGTACCCAAGCTGAAACATAGCATAGTTGGTTTCTTGCCTGTTCTGTCCTGGTTGCCCCGTTACTCCATCTGGGATTATGGCATGCCGGATCTCATCTCTGGCATCAGTGTGGGAATTATGCACCTTCCACAGGGTAAAAGCTTGTTTCTTGACTTTTTAATAACTGAAACATACAGTATAATCTTTTTTTGAGaacttgtttttgtgtgttttaggaATGGCATATGCTTTGCTGGCCTCGTTACCTCCAGTATTTGGACTATACACATCCCTCTTTCCtccattaatttattttatttttgggacCTCCAGACACATCTCCATAGGTGAGAGcctaatttgtattttttattttatttatttttagtcgAAATGGACTGTTTTCAGCTTGAATCTTGTGTACATTGTCTATTGTTGATCATGCAGTGTAAAAAATGAACTCAACTGAACACAGTGTTctgactggtgtgtgtgtgtgtgtgcgtgtgcgcgtgtgtgtgtgtgtaggcacATTTACTATCCTCAGTATTATGATTGGTAGTGTGACAGAGAGACTGGCCCCAGATGCAGATTTCCTTATTTATAATGGCACTAATGTGACTGAAGAGGTGGATATCGTATCTAGGGATTTCTACAGAGTACAGGTTGCTGCTGCCACAACTGTACTGGGAGGAATTATTCAGGTGATAAATACACAAGCTGGTGCAAACATCCAAAAATGTATATACCTAAAGCCGTCATTTATATTGTATACTACTGTTCAGAAGCCAGAAAGTTTGTTGATTTAACATCTacaatgttaaaaacaaaaaacaaaaaattatatatgtatatatatatatatatatatatatatatatatatatatatatatatatatatatatatatatatattattattattattattattattttttcttcttctttttttctactttctattcatcaaatatattagtttttacaaaaatattaagcagcacagcaGTTTAATGATCACCAAATCagcaatgatttctaaaggatatTGTGACTGTATGTGACTCTTTAAGATGTCCGTGTTAATgctaagtactgagtaatattaattaactacctGTACTTAATATGGGGTTAGGAATATGGTTTGTTATTTGCTAAGTTACTAATTACTACAGTAACTAAATGTAACTAACGTGTAACAAGTACACTAAAATGAAGTGTTTCCTAATATCTCAAAATATTActtcattttttacttttttaaaaattaaaagagCTTAACTTAAatcttaaagttttttttaagtagtAGTGTAtatactcttttttttaaattgtcagtgttacatatgttacatttAGTTACTATACTAATAActaaattatgtataattacatgcaactaacccaaAAACCAAACCAATCCCTGAtactaaccctatagtaagtacatgttaatATTCCTCAGCACCTAAATGTATGATTACAGTGTAACAAAGACACTTTCgaataaaatgtaaacatacTCTACATATATCCACTATTGCATATGAATTATAATGTATAAGTTTCACATTGGAATTAAATACAATCTTGCATTCTCACTCTTAGGTTGTATTAGGCTTGGTGCAGTTTGGGTTTGTTGGTACGTATCTTTCAGAGCCGTTGGTCAGAGGTTATACCACAGCTGCCTCTGTTCATGCCGTAGTAGCCCAGTTAAAGTACATCCTTGGACTCTCACCCAAGCGCTTCAATGGACCTCTGTCTATTGTCTATGTGAGTACAATCTAACACAGAAACATGCTTTGGATGTCACTATTAGGCATTACTTTGTCATTTCTCGGTGCAGACTCTAGCAGACTTGGTTAGGCTGTTGCCAGAGACTCATCTCCCAACCCTGCTGGCCAGTGTCGTGTCCATTGTGGTTCTCATCACTGCCAAAGAGCTTAACAATGCGCTCAGACAAAAACTGCTGGTGCCTATTCCGGTGGAACTCTGCACTGTACGTAATCAGTGAAAAATTACCATCTGCTTCTCTTCTTCATTGTTTGATTCAATCCTACCCATAagttgtatatttttatttaataggaTTTATTAAATCTCTGTATCAGTATTTCTGTTTATCTGTCAGTAGTGCCTGTCCTTGATGCCCTCTCTGTACTATTAATCTGTGTAGTCAGCATTTCAACTCTTCATTGTAGTGTTTGCATCATATCTCCTAGTAATAACTTATTGCACCTTGTCTGGCTTCTTATTTACTACAAAGGAatcattaacataattttatcCCTTAGCTCATGAAATTCATGAAAGTTTGTATATGCTTTTATGCTAGATTGTAGTGGCCACGGTTATATCATTCTACACTCGACTGAATGAAAGCTATAAGATATCAGTCGTTGGCGAGATTCCTAGTGGGTGAGTTTTCAcatcaaaaatatttgtttttttacttagtGGTGCTTGGCAAGGCAAGcattacaatattattattgGGACCATTTATTTGTGGGACTTTGGGGCAACCATCCACAACACTGtaacaaccacctagcaacaccctagcaactgcccaGAACACACTAAATCACAATACCTttgctttgttttaaataatgaaaatttAAAAGTCAAGTTATAAATGCTAAAATTTTGGGAAAACATTCATATGACTATGATATTGTGCATGCATTGCTGTGGTCATTCAGATGTTTTTTCTCAGACTTCAACCTCCCAGGGTTCCAAACGTCAGTGTCTTATCTGAGGTGGTGTTGGATGCTTTTGCAATAGCCATTGTGGGTTATGCGATTTCTATCTCTTTGGGCAAAACCTTTGCTCTAAAACATGGTTACAAAGTAGAAAGCAACCAGGTGGGTAATCCAACATAACAAATACAGTATGGAAATATACAATTAGATAACTACATCACACAGCTGATCTCTGTCTTTTTCTGACTGTGTTGTAGGAGCTGGTGGCTTTGGGTCTCAGTAATACAGTTGGAGGTTTTTTCCAGTGTTTTTCAGTCTGTTCTTCTATGTCTCGTAGTCTCATACAAGAAAGCACAGGAGGCAAGACACAGGCAAGACAAATACATTTGTGAAACTGCGAATgcatgcatttatatatatatataatacgtTTGTTCatcacattgtgtttgtttagaTTGCAGGAGTAGTGTCTGGTGTAATAGTACTGGTGACGGTACTAAAGTTAGGCTCACTTTTTCAGGAGCTACCTAAGGTATGTATAGACAATCCTCTGTGCTGACTATGAGTCAGATTACcaatatatttttactttatatagaTTCATTATTTTGGTATAGGCTATGAATAAAGTATGAttacaatttatattatttatgtgAATCTCTAGGTAGTTCTTGCCGCCATTGTATTTGTGAATCTGAAGGGAATGTTCAGGCAGTACTATGATGTAGTCACACTGTGGCGTAGTAACAAGATTGATCTGGTAAGTTATGCTACAGTATATCTCCACCAAAAATCTACAAGCATTATACAGAGATTCAACTGAATCGCTTACCCACAGTATTGAACACCCTGGCTACCACCCACTGCCAAATCTAGTTTACCATTCTAATTGAATTCTGTCGATAATTTCCTTGTTTGTctgtccttttttattcacCTCTGCTCTGTTTTTTGCGTTTGTAGTTGATATGGTTGGTGACATATGTGTCTACAGTGCTCTTTAATTTGGATATGGGTCTGGGTGCCTCCATGGGTTTCGCTCTACTCACTGTTATCTTCAGAACTCAACGGTTGGAGTCTTTCCCTGCTTCTAATCTTTCAGCAGTAGTTTCTCACTCTGGTCATCTGCTTTATTCTCTTACTGCATCATATCTGACCTTATCACATGACTTGTTTCTGTGTCTCAGGCCCAGTTATTCACTACTGGGACACCTCCCTGGCACTGAGCTGTATCTAGATATGGAGACACACAAAGAGGTGAggtttacattaaaataaaataaaaatcataactCATTTTTAACTGCAATAAATAGCCACATAATCAAAAATGGCCCACAGTTCAAAATTCCTGTGCAGGCCTAGAAACTAGACTTTAATATTTCTATGTGACCTTTTATAATTTCAATGTTTCTGTCTAAGCAGACCTATCACCATCATGCTTTGTGTTTTGCAGGTGAGGGAGGTACCAGGTATCACCATATTTCGCTCTTCCGCCACCATGTACTTTGCTAATGCTGAACTTTATCTTGAGGCccttaaaaaaaaggtaaaattaTTTGTTTGGAACTTGATCTACATTAGAGTGTCTTTTTCAGTATTTTGGAATGTCACAGTGCTTCTCAACCAGGGGTCTAATTAGGAGGCCTTTTCAAATGCCCAAGGGGGCCTTCCATCCAAGATGGCTTAAAATCCTTTATTATAAGACAAAACCTAAACAAAAACAACTCTGCCAAATAATAATTCTACATATTTGagtcattttttatttacagaAACTATAAGTAATAGATTAAATTACGTTTTGAAAATAAAACTAGGCCTATGGGGCCTTTGAATATTGTTGTGGTGAGTGAGGGCCATTGGAGTCAAAAAGGTTGGGAACCACTGTCTTTGAAGATATACCTATATTTTCAGTAATGTATATTAATTGCTGATATTTATGCAAAGAGTGGCCTGGACATAGGGAAAATGCTCACCTATAAGCGCAGACAGGAGGCCAAGCAGAGACGCAGAGAGAGGAGAGCAGAGCGAAGAGCCCGAAGAGAGGCTAAAAGACAGGTAGAAGATCTCTGCAAATGTTTCCATGGTTACTGGATTATTATATGATATGATGAACTGCACAGTTAACATGAGCTAGTCCTAATCCTGTACTATCATATTCTCAGTCTGTTTCAAAACCCAGTAAATCTTACAGAGGCAGCCTTCAAAATCTGTTACAAAAGATACCGGTACTTATGCTGCCTCCCAAGATtttgattatgtaatttttttgtggagTAGGCAAAAcattgaatttatttaaaaaataataataataataatttatttaatatttacatataataatattttattaaaaaatatattgaaaaccCATCAATAAAAATAGTAATTACAAATGGATTATTTCACGTAATAtttgtgtgtgctgtgtataTTCATGCATATTAGCTTAAGATCATGATAATGTCAAACTCTACTGAAATCAGTTGTTTCCGGAGTTGCCTACAGAGTGCTATTTGTGTGCCAATGTAGAGAATTTTAAAACAGTCACTTTCAAAATAATTCCATGAGTTGCTATGCCTAGGAAGAAAGCATGTCTATGGTCACCTAGTGAACTGTCACTTTTATTCTTCCTTTACAGAAAAGAGCTTTCAGGGAAGCCTCTCAACGAtccaaaaatgcagtttttacaGTGGAAGATGAAGCAGGGCAGTTGAGGGAAATTAATGGAGACATGCACAGAGAGGTAGAGCTTGGCTGGAGAGAGCGGGAAAACAGTACAGTGTTT is a genomic window of Pseudorasbora parva isolate DD20220531a chromosome 12, ASM2467924v1, whole genome shotgun sequence containing:
- the kbtbd12 gene encoding kelch repeat and BTB domain-containing protein 12, with the translated sequence MDLRAKHGLMLLEQLNRMRDAEQLTDVVLIAEGVSFPCHRAVLSAFSPYFRVMFTCGLRECTNRQVVLRDMPAQSLALLLEYMYSSNLPLTAANVQGISVAAFLLQMDDVFSRCQIYMTDHMDASNCLGIYYYARDLGAEELADQAQRYLRQHFTEVCLGEEVLELEAHQLGMLLGSDDLNISREESILDVVMRWVKYSPGGVGSAEENRARHLPELLKKVRLPLVGVDYLKGTMKKNTALLADAECLQIMEEAIETASLDSDAPPRRLKLRYGMETTDLLLCIGNDGGGIRSRYGSYTERSFCYAPNTGRTLFITSPRYGDALGYVYAGVVTERNEIIVAGELGARRMARQKERNVEIFMYNKEAQGSWKHLSSAEYRDSYALSSLGDNLYLIGGQMKLKNQFLITNSVERLSLQGGPWRSAAPLPMPLAYHSVVRMKGHLFVLGGRTPQSYRTDDEPDRMSNRLLEYDPENNKWSELGPMKYSKYRCSAVALNGEIYVLGGIGCEGVDRGQSRHCLNVVEIYNPDGDFWRDGPPLPWSLLSLRSNASNAGVVDGKLYVCGYYKGADRHDTITKDILQLDPWENVWTVVAKQALMHDSYDVCLVANLNPRGLMPPPADLVEE
- the slc26a6l1 gene encoding solute carrier family 26 member 6, like 1, giving the protein MDSGYAEYNIQREVIDEPRLKERSQKIDRSQTNLPICHRLKKSLSCSVPKLKHSIVGFLPVLSWLPRYSIWDYGMPDLISGISVGIMHLPQGMAYALLASLPPVFGLYTSLFPPLIYFIFGTSRHISIGTFTILSIMIGSVTERLAPDADFLIYNGTNVTEEVDIVSRDFYRVQVAAATTVLGGIIQVVLGLVQFGFVGTYLSEPLVRGYTTAASVHAVVAQLKYILGLSPKRFNGPLSIVYTLADLVRLLPETHLPTLLASVVSIVVLITAKELNNALRQKLLVPIPVELCTIVVATVISFYTRLNESYKISVVGEIPSGLQPPRVPNVSVLSEVVLDAFAIAIVGYAISISLGKTFALKHGYKVESNQELVALGLSNTVGGFFQCFSVCSSMSRSLIQESTGGKTQIAGVVSGVIVLVTVLKLGSLFQELPKVVLAAIVFVNLKGMFRQYYDVVTLWRSNKIDLLIWLVTYVSTVLFNLDMGLGASMGFALLTVIFRTQRPSYSLLGHLPGTELYLDMETHKEVREVPGITIFRSSATMYFANAELYLEALKKKSGLDIGKMLTYKRRQEAKQRRRERRAERRARREAKRQKRAFREASQRSKNAVFTVEDEAGQLREINGDMHREVELGWRERENSTVFVIPETARTADGCHTWMYLKGADPDTATLGSVSDLHDGDTTTLDSSSEDTLSRDLERVSLGSLGKWTWDIHSIILDFSTSNFIDTVAIKTLSNIFHDFGEIDVDIYLAGCQELVVEQLEHGGFFSDVIPEGRVFASVHDAVLYCLKHRGAVTIHSYENALDISGTQL
- the LOC137094421 gene encoding interactor of HORMAD1 protein 1, with the translated sequence MFPQNHYCLSKSFADIESLDMKPNVWNIKEMLNIPATTGGIKLGKGPGTSDYSSLTDSQFLWGSQMWPDNSQGFTQEMSGQSRGSQHTSQEVKEMMVSSSYSSKPFLFGGDGKIQNFTGGKSVGMLDRFEEEKQKSKEKYEREILTNGIRQLQESLENTRETLLNCIDGSNGITRKVLVERMDNFSKTIDGYLNSVKEGITCQFETLQSQTQIEIADREAKSSLAAKELSSNMLNLQQDLEHLKVEQNKEQGMLGKILSQLSTLISIHKPIAGPSSARMIDSEVQTSPGLLDRFCVMSTEKHQESKMMCNRPAIYSGKAVEQNQWPLTTQNRDAHALPVQRQQTAVIEEGSPDASQRLWSSQLESRPSNPLVDAQSTASNEEYGKQCVDRHLMPENPLNRLCNDAMPPLKAPRKRQKALNYRGKKRALVLPQRQPVRKKGATKFSKDSPQNEDLQCEQKDRVPLSSLCDNWQMNNTSVAENHLKLQQQATVAPVSRCVAEQPINPFSLWSEDTDSSQMIVEYKMAEWENVVPEPKASVIVGEGGLWQLFDFTNDSE